A window of Metopolophium dirhodum isolate CAU chromosome 6, ASM1992520v1, whole genome shotgun sequence genomic DNA:
AAACAGATGACTATAATGACGTATGCCTCcacgtttttatgttttttggcCTGGATACACGTTTTTCGTTTTACTGctaattattttgtgattttcgttgtcatcgttatttattaaccaaaaaaatttatgGTTCATAAATCATTTACTTATAGATGAAAAGTACCGAGTTATTCTAGATAACCTTCACGcgatatgcataatatacaaaatgtccCTAAATATCCTATTCCTTGCACTGCCCAGATTTTTACGAAAAGGtgatatgtatacaatttgattataatattatattgaagtctGTCTACAATATATgaaacccgtcggagggatgtgacCGCGTCGTCAAAAGGCGTGAAGTAGCTGCCctcgcgacatatggctaaaggtgtaacaacccccgagggaatggtcttatactccccgtcacacagtggttatcAATGTCTACAATatactacaaattatttttcattacacTCATAACAGATTATGACAAATTATGTATcaacaataattgaaataatactataacattctaagagtcaacatattttgataatttcatcaagtattgacaatttttgaataaattacttatCTGTATTGGTTTCTTAGCtaagtttttattttggttttccgGACGCTCTTGAAAACTTCTAGAAATGTTTTACTAATTATCCTTCAAAATaccatttgaattaattttcctaccagaaaagatactgaagtaaGGTGACGAAAGAcacaatcaattaaaaattaaacacattagtgtaaaatcaatatcgctccattcagaatctaaattaTCTCTCAGTAAACTTCTAACTAAATCATctacatattttctttaaaatatattcttatgaaaataaagattatttatattcagtgtaggtaatagtattattattctatactgTTGACAACGTATTTTTGACCTAAATAAATTTCAGTAAAAAAAGGTTAAGTTCTTATTGAataacagaagtttgtattaaCAAAAGACACACCTTAAGTAgcacaaaaaaaatgaatgaatttgaaataatttggtTTTGCCCAACgcttttaaatcaaattaatggtgttaatgtatattattatgttattttttgttatgttatataaaCTGTAAATAGACACCTTGCCCTCATCGTATGTACGCTCTGAGCTAATGACTCTCTAGAATAAATTCAGATCAGCACTGTTAGCTTTGTTAAGGTACAATGGTGTGCGTTTGTCGAGCCTACGGTATCTAAGCCTgggcataaacgagttaaaCAGTTgatgttaagttaattttaaccttTTAAATACTAACTTGGACCCGATATGCGATCTACACACATTGCCCCTAAATTTCCTAACCTGTGCGCCGCCCAGAATTTTTACGAAGAGATgatagtatacattatactacatattatattacataatatacgacaAAACtcgattataaaattatattgacgaCTGTCTACAATACACGACAATATTAACTAAAAGTTACTTAAACTCGTTATCTTTTTTTGGtactaacttttaatttaataggttaCCATTGTATCATGACTTATCGTGTTCAcatcaacttaatattttatgtacagatgtataatgtattaaaatcaaattacatttttatgtcacCCATTCTTTTGAATTGTagtttgagatttttttttgcgttagtTTTTATCGTATCTCTTCTAgatgaaataattattgaaatgtcCTAGACCATACACAGAGaatttctaaattaataaagttaatatatCATTACTGATTTGAGTTTgacatatattaggtataatatatcggTGGGCGTCGGTCATCCCATAATtggaagtttattttaaattaaatattattttttaatcaaataatactgaaaaatatatatatatatttgattacgGCATCTGAACatgttttttgaatttaagtaactatatagcattataatttattttttcttaatatgaACTGTAGTTGAAACAAAATTAAGTCTTAATTAGATTTAAAATCCAATTAAAATCCAATTTGCAATttgtaattgttaaaaatgttctaaAGTCCacataaaattagtataatattgttaataacgTTTACTcgttaacatatatatatatatactcgttTATAGAGATGATATATTGAGTAACACTCCAACACACCTTTAATTTTTCCGTAATtggaaaatagtaataattcagAATCGTTATTAGTTGTATTCGTTCCAACACGTCTCTTATCTTTTCGTTTATAGAAAAGTGACAATCATTCGGATTTACACTAATAAAATGTAGACAAAagtaaattgattataaaaaatataaatagttatggattttaaaaataaagataaagaatAAACCATCCCGGGGATcaatatttaccataatatgatgtttaaaaatattattttttttaaaaaaccttaTACATCATTCAAATTCAACTTACGAGGAtttagaaaattttatttaggtatgaaAACGTCCAAAATTTACCAGagaataaaaaagtatatttaatgattaaaatttaaaataaaaaatattaacgccTGTCTAACTATAttagataaacaaattaaagaagACTGTATTAGACATAATTTTGTTTCCGAATACGATGATTTACATatcgatgtatattataacggTGTAAtagagttaaaataaatttatgtagaaataattgtataccaaCACTGTAATTTTCGCCAAAAAAACAAcccctaaaaaaatatatatgtaatttatattaatccaccataagTGGACTTTAGTaaatacgacaaacttggtataactttgatactttagagttaaatccatacagttacgtacaaacagcacggggtctgcgatctaccgcaggtgatatatatataaattattcaatacgtaggtattacttattattcataaaacgtaatacttaggtacctacctcatttaactttatattataataaatgatttattttaatagtatagcTATAAATGCAccatcttttttaatatttgtacattcGGACTTTgtagttattatatacattttgtaaaataacggtagtatattataataattatagtatataatagtaatattagtattttgacAGTAGCGTACACAGGATCATGAAATGGTGGAGAAGGgctaagtataaattaaaccaagtatttgcaatttttgtatataaataacacCTTTCTTAGGGGTGAATGGGAGTGGAGGGGTAAACACTCAAAACTCCACCCTATAACGCACCACCACATGTATTTTGATACCTGTGATTATTTTGGTACCCTAGCCCAAATTTTGAAGTTACGACATTGTAATTGagctattaattttaatttttttctataaatgttaataaaaaaaaaaaaacattttgcagattaaaaatattgaaaatgtaatataagtttTTTCATGAATTGTTCATTTACCAACtatcaaaaaatatcaaaaatacttattaacaatatttttgaataagcgtttaaagttagaattgttacgaaatttatcaaaatcataaacatttgaaaattattttggagttttaaattcataacaatttaacGCATAGGAGGGTAATTGCATTATCACAATAATCGCTTCatctgaaattataatatgtggtcGACGCCCAATTTTTCAATTACCTATTtctatttacaaattacaatctaCTTCTTAGTTCTTAACTtttctcattagtcattacaataaacaaataagtgTATACTCTAAAGCCTATGATTAAGACAAATTACCAAGTATGTACAAAGTACAAAGTAGGTACcaatgtttcaaaatatataatttaataaaattatcatattattgtacatggcAATATAGTCCAGTATATAACGACTACCTATCCAGACCTTTTACTAAATGGTCcaaacagtttataatattttgtataatataaatttattttattaaatatttatacttaataaggtaattattaacaattgttAGTTATAcgttttcatttcattttaatgCAAATTATACTTGACCACAAAATTCAACCtcggtaaaaaatataattcatagtttataatttgttaattgaAAGTTGGTAAACAAGAATCGTGAAATCTCAATGTCAAATGCAATACCcgaaatatttttgtgtgagtGGCAAATAGGTGGACAACGATAGTAGTTACCTACCTAACGACTGTGTGAAATCCAGACGAACATTAGCTAAATCGTAAACGTTTTCAGAGAAGATCATCAGAGATAAGGCATCTAATGGTTCTATTAGTGATAATTAGttcatttaaaattgtcaaaactGTACGATTTTCTTCGAACCACGCAAGTTTTGAATACAGAGTACAGACCATACTTAGATACTGTAAATGGCTTAAATGAATTGAATACTAATAGGGAATATCGCTTTTTTACAGAACAATGTTATATAATgcatagtatacattatatttatattttataggtaagtacGGTAAAAGGAGCCCAGTGCCAGTTTTACAAATTTtccgcaattctataaaatttgaaaattaaattgtatattattttagttgccgacttacttataatacttttccactaatttaCTACCCGATACCATTTAGGAGGGGTCTGTAGTGTGaattaaatcgaaaaataattaCTTCACGTGGATAATTCTCAGGCCtagtagaattgtcggattttgattaCTATTTTTTGATCTGAAGGAAAAAGATTTCCAACATACCGCATCGAACTccggttttttaatttattaaaacataaattatgggGTATAAATCATGTTCACAATTcttaaatgcttgtaaatatagttaaatacctACTTTCCTAACCCTTACTTACCCCTGTCGGCTGtctatgtaggtatgtatgttttatttttttacctaccTTAACACCTTATAAGGCACAAGAAAATACtggcaaaaattaatattaaaaaaaggtgggtaagtaccCTGTGTGCAAAATATATTCTCATAGATATTACATAGTAGTCACATTGAGACATgtgaagtttataattttgactcAGAAACTTCTCTGAGACATTACCGTGATGCTTAATGCCCGGTATTGTGAAGTTAGTGCATGCGATGTCACAAGACAATGGTCTATATTCCGTCACATTGTAACTTCCATGTGCAGTCACCCATTCTCATCTCATTAACTTCACATAAAGCTCACATATGAAATTGTTCaggaaaaaaaccaaaaaaaactcTCATTAGTTGTCTATACCGTCGTCTATGTCAGAATCGAACCGGGTACCCCTAACTTAATgaacctacgcctaacctaCTGGGACAACCTACTGAGATATAAAGTAgtgtattatatggtatatttaGCTTCTTTAACAATCACGAGTTCAGTAGAACACATTATAACACAGTCGACAATGAAACCTCCCcaaataggatatttaatatatatataacggaTACCTCCCATTAGCTGACACCTATTAATTTCCAACGTTACTTTTGGGAACGATAACTATCATTAATATATTCTCATTTACACCTTCGAATAGTGGACATTTCTGTCAGTCCTGGTGGTGTCTGCTATTCAGAGGTTTTACTGTAGATTTTTACTTTTCACATATTCGACTTTCATAAATTTATTTGTGTTGTTTAATATTTCTTACCTTAATTGTTAACTTAAAAGGGGGGTCAAAGCTTTAGTGTCACCTagttcgttcaaattttaataagttCATTTAGAGTGTTTAAAATTGATTGTGCCTATAGGCTATACTTATTGaccatagtaatatagtattatatgctttaaacttataaaaagtattaagtattaacctaTTCAAGCTTACCTGTtacaagtaataattattatgtattaagaaAATTAGGCAATCCAAACCTTGTATTCGGTAAGTAGGTATCTACCTTGTTACTatacttatagttattaaactaaaattatgtacctataggtacctaagtaaatttaaaaacaagtcattaatttcaatttattaaaaaatgtaattctttattaatattattaaaactttaaactattaaaactatagtaattaataaaacaaatttataatttagtgaCCAAGCATAagaatatttagtaatttattgtaatttattgtaatattatgatctatagAACTAGGATAGGCACTTATCTGTATCTTTAATAAAGAgagaaaaaatacatacaaacatatcaattaaaatgtaactactgtttattgttaagtaaaaaaaaaataataataataataataaaatatatacaaaaaaatgatatgGTATGTAACAATGCAATAGCTACTGACTTGTGAACATCAATTGGgaatgaaaaacatttaaacattatagAATCCACATCTATTGATATTAGTGGAGGTTTTGGAATAatatcatgagcataaaatatttttatgatatctgATGACATAGGATGGTGGAACATTAGAGATAGGTTATACTTaagaactttaaatttaattgtgccatttataaatttaagtatgtGTACTACTTTTACTAAACCATGatcttttacataaataaaactatcttttaagtttgaattatttacaagaaaattttcaaaaataatttctttataatagGTTTCATAAACAGACTTATTAACTGAAGGgtcataattaatttcatttttgagAATGGGGTAGTTAAGTTTAACAGAAGtagattcaatatttattttttctattacacGGTTATAAATATCTTCAAGGGGATACCTTGCATtcttacaacttttttttacaaattgcaAATAGTTTTCGTATTTGAATGCAGAAAATCTATCTAAACATCCGTGTGTTAGTACAAAGTCTGCAATATGAATTAATCCATGCACATTGTAGCCTACATATTCTGGACCATAGTGAGAAGGATATTCACTTACAAActttttcaataacattttagcAACGCTGTTGTAAGTATAACATGTTCTAGGACAAATTAATAATCTAATAGCACAACATAGAATCataaaatggttataaaaagTAGTTTTTAAACGTCCTCTCAAAAAAATTGGTCCTGTGTATATTAGAAAAGTCCTAAACTCGCTAGCTTTCCAGTACTCAAACTCATCTAATGGCCTTGGTAGGCGATTGAATTCAACAGGCAAAAAAGATTTAATGTTACATAATTCTTCATAATACTTTCAGGGTTTACAAGCCGTACTGGTTTTTTACCTTTCACCCAAAAACTTAACAATTTTTTCATAACTCCTTAACAGACATTGTGCATGTATTCTAATACAACTACAGATGGTATATCAACTGGCAAATCTTCTAAAGGACTTATATCTTTGTGATAAAATTCATCATTTTTTTCACGGAATGATAGGTTATTTCTTAAAGAAACATCCATATTTAAATATGCCATACGATTGTTTATGAAATCACCTTCAACAGTGCAGGAATTACACCCATGGTACGCATTATGACCTTTAACATTCAAAATAAACGCTTTTGCCGGAGCGTCACATACAATTTGCCCAACcttaaattttagtattttatcatttatagtaataccatacaataaaatatttttcatttcactTATAAATTGAGTTAAGTATTCATGGCTTGAAGTAGGTTTTTTATACTTACCATGATATAATCCAACAGGGATTACAACTTGTGATAAATGTTGGATATTTACAAAAGAAATAAGTATAGGCCAAACACTTGATTTTGAACTCGATGTGAGAGGTAACCCAACAACGTTCATTCCCAATTCTATTATAATGTCTGTATCAAAACTATCAAGATGCATGATTAAAATCTTAGACATCATAAATTCAACACCAAAATGAATATATGACCCTGGATGTATACTTATGATTCTATGGTCCTTTAGTTTTGGTGTTTTAAGTAACGTTCTAGCAGTTCGGGGTAGATCATGGCCTTCTGATATCAATATTACTAAAAGTGCATTCACACAGTTATGGGATACATGGTATTCCATTATccatttatttagttttaaatctaAGGAAGTTTTCTCTGCATTGTCAGAATTAGTTATGTTTTGAAATACCATTGtcgttaatattattgtcactaCTAAATGTTATCCTAGTATTATCATCTAATTGTTCAGAAGGttgcaaaatattatcaatattatttgtttctgTATACACCTTTTGatgaaaattattcaaattgttgAGTATGTGAGGCTGCACGAATGGTTCAGAAATATTTTGGGTCATGTCAGGAGATGACTGTtcagttattttacttttaatacaccgtaaaaaatttcttttagaCATTGAATTCATATCCTTTTTTCTCcttatctattatttaaacaaattgataagatatttagtaattataataacaaatatatttaattagatgcaatatgaataaatactatgaacattacaaaatatacttaaaaaatcatGTGTTTATGCTTTATACaccgttataaaataaatttaaaaatcatgtatttatactttatacaccgttataaaataaacttaaaaatcatGTGTTTATGCCTTATACAccgtatctataaaatatttttaaataatatttaaacaaacttaaataaaaaacatttcattttttttctcgtgATTGCCGTAGACTTCCATTTTTAAACCAGTCTTTTACACTGCTCTCAAATTCCAATTCACTCGCTTTAAATGTCTTTAAGCAAACAtctgaaaaataacataaaaccaGATTAAACCAATTGTTTAttggagaaaatataatttacgggataccatttaaatttgttacaaatattgaaacaaatatTGTGGATACATAACGACAATTAaaagttgttattatatatattatactaaaatcattaaatatattaatatattatatttttaaatttgcttaggcaaataatttttaataaatgtagttAAATTACCTTCTATAAttgttgttagttttaattGCTTCAGCGGGTTATTATTCCTAAAACCTGTCCATGAATATTGAGTGGCTAATTCATTAGTAAAAACTCTTGTGAATACTCTTTTGGTAAAATTGTGAACATTAAGACCACCAATTTGGGTTACAAAATTGatctaaaaatgcatttaattgaTGTTAACAGCTGTGTTGtaaaagttgtattaaaaatgttacttaccatttgtttttcaaatgtagCGTCTAATAgttttgtttcaatattttgaaGAGCTTTAACAGTTGCGATTGGGAACAAACTAACTaagttattttcattatttctatttaaagaTATACTGTCTTTCATTATTGTATCCAACTTCTTATCAATACGTTTGACATATGCAAGTATGGTAGCAATTTGTTCAAccatattttgatgattttgcATTTGATTCACtacaaaattatgaattacaataaattaagaattatgttaacatttatatttacaatatgtacttattttcaattagttaacaaacaaatattagGTAGGGACttataaatggttataaaattaaaataacatcagtcaaaattatttagtattaagatacatacatggtataatattactatttgttTCCAATGATAATATTTCTGGTATTGGTTCTTCTAATATACTGCCATTTACACAATTTAGTGCACCTGAAAATTCAAACAGTATGATTACAAGTTAAACACTATCTTAGTTCCTGAATATTGagcaatatttcataattttgtatCTAAAAATCATTGTTAGTTTAAATAAACGTTGCTTATGtaattgaaatgttaatacctcaaaatattaatattattgctacAAAACAAAGTTTATAAAGAATACAGTAATTTTGTGTAAATTTTAGACATACACGAAATAACATTTACTACTAGATACAAAAAACTAGAAAGCTGTAAtactgaattatttatatacatacttgTTATGCTTTGAAACATTTCATTATCTGTTTGAAAATAATCTGAACTTTGCGTGTTGAATAGTCTACTGACCACTGATGTTTCATCATCTAATACTTAAGCTGTTTCTGCTGTCTTTGTAGCTGTTTGGTCCTGGTcactttttttaacttttattggaCTCAATGAAGCACTGCTGAAAgctaaaacaaattgaaaataaaataatattaattattatgaatatatagacttgtatgtttattatttatttatattatacaaattaatattaagttaattaattttagaaatatttgaaatattaatttaggaaACTTACAGCTGTCATTATCATCCTGTAATGTCTTATAAAATCTTCTTTTCTTTTGTAACACAGGTGATTTTGGAGTAACTCTTACCATGTGTTCTGGCTCAGAAGCAGATGCAGAAATAAATATCTGCCTTTCTTTTATTGAAGCTTctttataattatctaaatatattcaagaggttgaattaattaacaaaattagttttttaaaaaaaattgagatataatacagaaaaaatttaagttgaactattgtaaattgtctATAACTCATCATAATAACTCATAATACAAATAGTAAATGTTGAGATAGGGAAATAGGTATACTGCAGaagataaaagtaataataaaggtatacataatacaataattgttgttaCGAGGCATAATATAAATTGACAATTAAAAGCCCTACTAGCTACTATATAAGgcaaaatatattctttagtattataaaaatgtctatCCAGTGTTAACTGTACTACAAAACAAAAAGATTACTTATAAACTCCCTATATAATACAgggtattatgtttataatttcaacaaaaacattgtcaacaatttgaaataaaaattaaaaatttcttaCCATAGTATtgagatattattttaaccgGATATGTTGGCCAATCAATGCCATATTCAGCATAATCTGATATTATTTAAGGTATGTTACCAGTTTTTGGCCATCGAGATATACACATGTTGCCACATGAAATAATCCAACTGTATGGTATTACCGAATATTGGTTTTCTTTCTTGAAATAACCAACAGTCCactaaattatatgaaaacattGATAAATACAAAggcatctaaatatttttatatatatatatgtatatgtatatgacaCTTGGTAATCTTATGAAGACATACTTAAAAGTAATTTCCAAACAGTAAAAGATACTCAATTCTGTCACCTTTATTaagatgttttaattatttacaaattacattgaATACCAAAGAAATGtagatataggtattcaaaatattacagGAAAtgtttaattcataattttattatatttaggtatattttacagtgttttatactaggtacctattatagactatagtaagcATACCTgaagttaaaacaataaaaaatatataggtaggtattacacatcatgtaacaaaaaatatcataacacatgaacaaatcaataaaaaatgatattataaatataaataatataatttattttggttagCAAGGCtagaaaataatagttaagtTCTTAATAGTTTAGTTTaaccttaaattataaatataaatggtaCATGTAAACCTTGATGCATGTAAACTATAGgtaatcaaaacaatttttaaaatgaccAGTGCTATTTTTGAGGATTGTAATTTTCCGCACAAGTGAAGTAAAACATAAACACATAATTTttaccagtttttttttattttgatttaaattagtGGCGGATTTGAGTGTTAAATcttaattggaaattaattgaGACTTGGCCCCTTCAACAATTTCCGACTAATCGGCTGTTGGATCCGCCACTAGTTTAAATATGTTACCTTTATGGCGCTATtgctatataaacaatataattataatagtgaaaataaactaatattacctacctataccttcACGTGTAGGCTCAAACTTAATATGATCCTTATGATGCTATCAATGtgttaattatagtatatacctataaataaattatactattgaaAAGATAtagtacataaacatattatatcatattaatcaatacaaaatatgatattcaatttatacattattaattatgcttacaataaaatagtactttttatgtgtataaaattattaaattaaatatttaaaattaataataaataatttaaattttaactttgatCGCGtatttgataaatgataaaaagaaaattacctaactattaactaccttatatataatattgtgtgttgcgagcgtttatttgaaaaaagtaatttacaatattatacaatatattattatcattatatactttaagtgcagtatacaaatatatgtttTGATCATTGCGGTGACTTAAGACTTTGGGAATCGGAATTCATTATCTTGCAAAGTTgcaaacttattaatatttaacactaaATAGGTATGAATGGTATTCTATTTGTAGTGTACTTCATTTCTGAAcgagtattcaaatttaaaactattatcatcataactcataagtcataagcaTACACAATGCGCACAGAAGCagcaacataattataattaacattatattgcTCATAAGTAATCCAGTAAATTTTTGTTGAAAGACTTACataacatatttatgtataatgtataattaacatttaatgtgggaagtattaaatttaaaaaaaaattaa
This region includes:
- the LOC132946227 gene encoding uncharacterized protein LOC132946227 produces the protein MQNHQNMVEQIATILAYVKRIDKKLDTIMKDSISLNRNNENNLVSLFPIATVKALQNIETKLLDATFEKQMINFVTQIGGLNVHNFTKRVFTRVFTNELATQYSWTGFRNNNPLKQLKLTTIIEDVCLKTFKASELEFESSVKDWFKNGSLRQSREKK